In Thermogemmatispora onikobensis, a single genomic region encodes these proteins:
- the rnc gene encoding ribonuclease III has translation MTESTSDLAELEARLQITFHDRRLLERALTHHSCCPETAIRDSYDTLEFLGDAIISAHVVEYIYRNFPEASEGEMTSLKSEVVSRRVLSRIGRQLGLFDFVRVDTASLRTFNERSRDSLCTDVLEALVGAIHIDQGPEIAREFVARWILPVVKEVHRQLFNSNPKGRLQNIVLQRSGCLPRYRVLEEGGSRNDRTFTVGVFEHDLLLGVGTASSIKEAGRLAALDALRSLQQERPPETPA, from the coding sequence ATGACGGAGAGCACCAGCGATCTTGCAGAACTCGAAGCTCGATTACAGATTACCTTTCACGATCGACGATTGCTGGAGCGCGCGCTGACGCATCATTCCTGCTGTCCTGAGACGGCCATTCGTGACTCGTACGACACGCTGGAATTTCTAGGTGATGCGATCATCAGCGCCCACGTCGTGGAGTATATTTATCGCAACTTCCCGGAGGCCTCCGAAGGAGAAATGACCTCGCTCAAGTCGGAGGTAGTCAGCCGGCGGGTGCTCTCGCGCATTGGACGTCAACTTGGCCTCTTTGATTTCGTGCGGGTCGATACTGCCAGCCTGCGCACCTTCAATGAACGCTCGCGAGATTCTCTGTGCACTGATGTCCTGGAGGCGCTGGTCGGGGCCATTCACATCGATCAGGGGCCGGAAATCGCCCGTGAGTTCGTAGCCCGTTGGATTCTGCCAGTTGTCAAAGAGGTGCACAGGCAGCTCTTCAATAGCAATCCCAAAGGACGCCTGCAAAATATCGTTCTCCAGCGCTCCGGCTGCCTTCCTCGCTATCGTGTCCTGGAGGAAGGTGGCAGCCGGAATGACCGCACCTTCACCGTCGGGGTCTTCGAGCATGATCTGCTGCTCGGTGTTGGCACAGCTTCCAGCATCAAGGAAGCGGGGCGTCTGGCAGCGCTCGACGCTCTCCGCTCGCTCCAGCAAGAGAGGCCTCCCGAGACCCCGGCCTGA
- a CDS encoding DEAD/DEAH box helicase produces MVVIDLRGRDLVLLPPADWGALSMDELRRRLFGPHLPERVAAQLGRDRRHGFLRTLPIHLTAVKQALSQQRTPFQVVFDERPALPFVPLPAVEARPYQQEALERWLAAQGAGVVVLPTGAGKTVVAALAIHSLQLWTLVVVPTIDLLQQWRLALASMLQLAPENIGLFGGGDKDLQPITVITYDSAALYPLELRRFGLLVFDECHHLPAPTYRQIALSAFTPHRLGLSATPERSDMAHLELEELIGPEVYRRGPAELTEDRYLAQYREIRIEVTLPPEDQQRYDEQRAIYRSFLRRRRIAIRSPEDFQQKLIFLSARDKDARAAMRAWREARHIALNSAAKYEQIEQLLKRHACDQVILFSEYNQVVEEISRRFCLPSVTYKTAAEERQLILERFRRREYTKLVTGRVLNEGVDLPDCRVAIIVSGNSTRREYIQRLGRVLRPKEGQAILYELVTSGTTEEEIARRRRQSS; encoded by the coding sequence ATGGTTGTAATCGATCTACGCGGACGTGATCTTGTCTTGCTGCCACCTGCCGACTGGGGCGCCTTATCGATGGACGAACTGCGGCGGCGCCTCTTTGGGCCGCACCTGCCGGAGCGGGTGGCGGCCCAGCTCGGGCGTGATCGTCGTCATGGCTTCTTGCGTACGCTTCCTATCCATCTCACAGCCGTCAAGCAGGCTTTGAGTCAGCAGAGAACCCCTTTTCAAGTCGTCTTCGATGAGCGTCCGGCTCTACCATTCGTCCCGCTCCCCGCAGTAGAAGCGCGACCTTACCAGCAAGAGGCCCTGGAGCGCTGGCTGGCGGCGCAGGGAGCGGGTGTCGTAGTTCTGCCGACCGGCGCAGGTAAAACGGTCGTAGCGGCTCTGGCCATCCATTCTCTGCAGCTTTGGACGCTCGTCGTGGTTCCCACGATTGACCTGCTGCAACAATGGCGGCTGGCTCTGGCCTCCATGCTACAACTGGCGCCGGAGAACATTGGGCTTTTTGGGGGTGGCGACAAGGACCTGCAACCGATCACCGTCATCACCTATGACTCGGCGGCCCTCTATCCCCTGGAGCTGCGACGCTTCGGACTGCTCGTCTTCGACGAGTGCCACCATCTGCCGGCGCCGACTTATCGTCAGATCGCGCTCAGCGCTTTTACGCCTCACCGGCTTGGCCTCAGCGCCACCCCCGAACGCAGCGACATGGCACACCTGGAGCTAGAGGAACTCATCGGCCCCGAGGTCTACCGACGTGGTCCGGCAGAGCTAACCGAGGACCGCTATCTGGCCCAGTATCGGGAAATCCGTATCGAGGTAACGCTTCCCCCCGAGGACCAGCAGCGCTATGACGAGCAGCGAGCTATCTATCGCTCCTTCCTGCGCCGCCGCAGGATTGCCATCCGCTCACCGGAGGATTTCCAGCAAAAGCTGATCTTTCTCAGCGCTCGCGACAAAGATGCCCGGGCTGCCATGCGCGCCTGGCGGGAAGCGCGTCACATTGCTCTCAACTCCGCCGCTAAATATGAGCAGATCGAGCAATTGCTCAAACGCCACGCCTGTGACCAGGTCATTCTCTTCTCCGAATACAACCAGGTTGTTGAAGAGATCAGCCGGCGCTTCTGCCTGCCGAGCGTCACCTACAAAACTGCCGCCGAGGAGCGCCAGCTCATTCTAGAGCGCTTCCGCCGAAGGGAATACACCAAGCTCGTCACTGGGCGCGTCCTCAATGAAGGGGTGGACCTTCCTGACTGCCGCGTGGCCATCATTGTCAGTGGGAACAGCACCAGGCGTGAATACATCCAGCGCCTGGGTCGTGTTCTGCGCCCCAAAGAAGGGCAGGCCATCCTCTATGAGCTGGTCACCAGTGGCACCACCGAAGAGGAAATCGCCCGCCGGCGGCGCCAGTCATCCTAG
- the meaB gene encoding methylmalonyl Co-A mutase-associated GTPase MeaB: MQNQHHNLIERLLSGDRRALARMVTLIENGVAGTRDALAELHRHAGRAHIIGITGAPGVGKSTLVTQLTREFRRREQRVAVIAVDPTSPFSGGALLGDRIRMMELAGDPGVFIRSMASRGSLGGLSAATRDVVRAMDAAGYDPILIETVGTGQAEVEIMRAAHSVMVVCAPGLGDEVQALKAGILEIADLFVVSKKDKPGANQTAAELAMLLSLAPDRRTAAWRIPIVLTSALKGEGIDQLVDALERHRRFLQESGLLQQRAQRQIRSEIEALILQKVLQQLEEEISPGEWQRLLSEVGERARDPYSVARELEERLGLVR; this comes from the coding sequence TTGCAAAACCAGCATCACAATCTGATCGAACGTCTTCTGAGCGGCGACCGGCGCGCGCTGGCTCGTATGGTGACCCTTATCGAAAATGGGGTAGCTGGTACGCGCGATGCTCTGGCTGAGCTGCATCGACACGCCGGACGCGCTCACATCATAGGCATCACGGGGGCACCGGGGGTAGGCAAGAGTACCCTGGTGACGCAGCTCACGCGCGAATTCCGTCGTCGTGAGCAACGTGTAGCGGTGATCGCTGTTGATCCCACCAGTCCGTTCTCTGGCGGCGCCTTGCTTGGCGATCGTATTCGTATGATGGAGCTGGCGGGTGATCCGGGCGTCTTCATTCGCAGCATGGCCAGTCGTGGCAGCCTGGGCGGTCTCTCTGCCGCTACGCGCGATGTCGTGCGCGCGATGGACGCCGCTGGTTACGACCCGATTCTCATCGAGACCGTCGGCACTGGACAGGCCGAGGTTGAAATCATGCGCGCCGCCCATAGTGTCATGGTGGTTTGTGCTCCTGGCCTCGGCGATGAGGTCCAGGCTCTCAAGGCCGGTATTCTGGAGATTGCCGACCTATTTGTCGTCAGCAAGAAAGATAAGCCGGGTGCCAACCAGACTGCCGCCGAGCTGGCCATGCTCTTGAGTCTGGCTCCCGATCGGCGCACGGCGGCCTGGCGCATTCCGATTGTCCTGACCAGTGCTCTCAAAGGCGAGGGGATTGATCAGCTAGTAGATGCTCTGGAGCGTCATCGCCGCTTTCTGCAAGAGAGTGGCCTGCTCCAGCAGCGCGCCCAGCGTCAGATCCGTAGCGAAATCGAAGCGCTAATCCTACAAAAGGTGCTCCAGCAACTTGAAGAGGAGATCAGCCCTGGTGAGTGGCAGCGCCTGCTGAGCGAGGTCGGCGAGCGAGCGCGCGATCCCTATAGTGTTGCACGCGAGCTAGAGGAGCGTCTCGGCCTGGTGCGCTAA
- a CDS encoding cobalamin B12-binding domain-containing protein: protein MAATRPIRVLVAKPGLDGHDRGAKVIARALRDAGMEVIYTGIRQTPEMIVEAAIQEDVDAILLSILSGAHMALFPRIMELLKQNGVTDVLVAAGGILPDEDVPAIKAMGIKGCFGPGTPIEQIIQFVRENIHPERLQVEV from the coding sequence ATGGCTGCAACTCGTCCCATTCGCGTGTTGGTTGCCAAACCAGGACTGGATGGGCATGACCGTGGCGCGAAAGTGATCGCCCGTGCCCTGCGCGACGCAGGCATGGAGGTTATCTATACGGGCATTCGACAAACGCCAGAGATGATTGTTGAAGCTGCCATTCAGGAAGATGTCGATGCCATTCTTTTGAGCATCCTCTCCGGCGCCCACATGGCCCTCTTCCCCCGCATTATGGAGCTGCTGAAGCAGAACGGCGTCACCGATGTCCTCGTGGCCGCCGGGGGCATCTTGCCCGACGAGGACGTCCCCGCGATCAAAGCAATGGGAATCAAGGGGTGTTTTGGGCCTGGAACCCCCATTGAGCAAATCATTCAGTTCGTGCGTGAGAACATTCACCCTGAGCGTCTCCAGGTAGAGGTGTAG
- a CDS encoding WD40/YVTN/BNR-like repeat-containing protein: protein MAVVLVEWYRGRSQRERGGAGNGPRRRLRRNIGPMALAILLLGLLPAGLLACNPPGSGSGSASSTPTVVTAGNGFGSAANHVHSLLALPAHVLLLATHYGLFRSEDGGQHWQEVAGGQGQIMEDLMTYSLTVSSRDPQRLYVLTYPSVSNARGTPGLYMSKDQGRTWHLMVSSASLTRTTIFLAAAGNDSPDEVYIYLSERQEHGLLVSHDSGSHFREAGTLPFSVISGLLPLPGAPGHLLVYSSAGMALSSDGGVHWRLIAGIKGGIFDATTAGPNQPIYASGDAGMYISRDGGRTFTPTTRDASARSFFLLTSLVAAPSNPHVLYGETATSIYRSTDDGQSWTSLPTIRGNLSELAVDPADPFQLYLSLSYPTAVYVLSGQGNGAHWQSLTPAST from the coding sequence ATGGCCGTTGTATTGGTTGAATGGTATCGAGGCCGCTCCCAGAGAGAGAGAGGAGGTGCTGGGAACGGCCCACGGCGACGCCTGCGGCGGAACATCGGACCAATGGCGCTGGCTATCTTGCTGCTCGGGCTGCTGCCAGCGGGCCTGCTGGCCTGTAACCCGCCGGGCAGCGGCTCAGGTTCAGCGTCCTCAACCCCCACAGTCGTCACAGCGGGCAATGGTTTTGGAAGCGCCGCCAACCATGTGCATTCCCTGCTTGCTCTTCCTGCTCACGTCCTGCTCCTGGCCACGCACTATGGCCTCTTCCGCTCGGAAGATGGCGGCCAGCATTGGCAGGAGGTCGCTGGTGGCCAGGGGCAAATCATGGAGGACCTCATGACCTACTCGCTCACGGTCAGCTCCCGCGATCCCCAGCGCCTCTACGTGCTGACCTATCCCAGCGTGAGCAATGCTCGTGGCACGCCGGGCCTCTATATGAGCAAGGATCAGGGCAGGACCTGGCACCTGATGGTGAGTAGCGCCAGTCTGACGCGAACCACTATTTTCCTGGCCGCCGCCGGCAACGACAGTCCCGACGAGGTCTATATTTACCTCTCGGAGCGCCAGGAGCATGGCTTGCTTGTCAGCCACGATAGCGGCAGCCATTTCCGCGAGGCCGGGACGTTGCCTTTCTCCGTGATCAGCGGTCTGCTACCACTGCCGGGAGCGCCCGGTCACCTGCTGGTCTATAGCAGCGCGGGGATGGCCCTGAGTAGCGACGGTGGGGTCCATTGGCGCTTGATTGCTGGCATCAAAGGCGGCATCTTTGATGCCACGACCGCCGGCCCCAACCAGCCGATCTATGCCAGTGGCGATGCTGGCATGTATATCTCGCGCGACGGAGGCCGTACCTTTACACCCACTACCCGCGACGCGAGCGCACGCTCCTTCTTTCTCCTGACTTCCCTGGTCGCTGCACCCAGCAACCCACACGTACTTTACGGCGAAACCGCCACTAGCATTTACCGCAGCACCGATGACGGCCAGAGCTGGACCAGCCTGCCAACGATCCGCGGCAATTTGAGCGAGCTGGCTGTCGATCCAGCTGATCCTTTCCAGCTCTATCTCTCGCTCTCCTACCCAACGGCGGTCTACGTGCTCAGCGGCCAGGGAAACGGAGCGCACTGGCAGTCGCTGACCCCAGCCAGCACCTGA
- a CDS encoding YncE family protein, whose protein sequence is MRMSFVGRGSAFLRSLSLLLLAVLSLAALPGLAELPTARADGGAPNLAYVVGGGNGIGVIDIVKQQVQPSIRLAGDPHMAYLSLDGRFLYVTQPTLGTVTMIAARTGQVVCSAHVPGAPSFMAFDPGANLLYAAGPEASLISVLNPANCGLLRTIHAASNVAGLAVAVVGSGISGGTGNQLWVSESQALAVYNSSGQRLATVAVPQGPLSITIPLGSIAYVSTRQHTIIAVNLGTREIYPTLFRGGDFGTMDYDAITGDIYVPDKTSRQLAVLAPIVPGSPPPAEPDHSFTLSAAPQAVAITSDGQFGFVALANGDVAMLDVPARQIVKVFHVGGSPHFIITGLYPPALGTTPATTESSNRFITVALYTLTGLVIIAPILFFWLRQRSGQGQRQQPKDESRSG, encoded by the coding sequence ATGCGGATGTCATTTGTCGGACGAGGATCAGCTTTTTTGAGGTCTCTCTCATTGTTGCTACTGGCGGTCCTGAGCCTCGCTGCTCTTCCAGGATTAGCAGAGCTGCCCACGGCCAGAGCTGACGGGGGAGCGCCCAACCTGGCCTACGTCGTTGGTGGGGGGAACGGTATCGGCGTGATCGACATTGTCAAGCAGCAGGTCCAGCCCTCGATCCGCCTGGCGGGAGATCCCCACATGGCCTATCTCAGTCTGGATGGGCGCTTCCTCTACGTGACTCAGCCCACGCTTGGCACAGTCACCATGATCGCAGCCCGCACAGGACAGGTGGTCTGCTCGGCCCATGTGCCCGGCGCACCTTCCTTCATGGCTTTTGATCCAGGGGCCAATCTGCTCTATGCTGCTGGTCCCGAGGCCTCTCTCATTAGTGTGCTCAATCCTGCGAATTGTGGGCTGCTGAGAACGATACACGCGGCGAGCAACGTCGCTGGTCTGGCAGTAGCTGTAGTCGGGAGTGGCATCTCGGGCGGCACGGGCAACCAGCTCTGGGTTTCGGAGAGCCAGGCCCTGGCAGTCTATAACTCCTCTGGTCAGCGCCTGGCCACTGTCGCTGTTCCCCAGGGGCCGCTCTCCATTACCATTCCGCTCGGCTCCATCGCCTATGTCAGCACACGCCAGCACACGATCATTGCGGTCAACCTGGGGACGCGCGAAATCTATCCGACGCTCTTCCGGGGTGGTGACTTCGGCACTATGGATTACGACGCCATCACGGGCGATATCTACGTGCCAGACAAGACGAGCCGACAGCTCGCCGTCCTGGCCCCAATTGTCCCAGGCAGTCCACCGCCAGCGGAGCCAGACCACAGCTTCACGCTCAGCGCAGCCCCCCAGGCGGTGGCCATCACCAGCGATGGCCAGTTTGGCTTTGTGGCCCTGGCCAACGGCGATGTAGCTATGCTCGACGTACCAGCGCGCCAGATCGTCAAGGTCTTCCACGTCGGTGGCTCACCACATTTCATCATTACTGGCCTCTACCCTCCCGCCCTGGGGACAACTCCAGCCACAACAGAGTCAAGCAATCGTTTCATTACGGTGGCCCTTTACACCCTGACCGGGCTTGTGATCATTGCGCCCATACTCTTCTTCTGGCTGCGTCAGCGCTCGGGACAGGGACAGCGACAGCAGCCCAAGGACGAGTCTCGGAGTGGCTAA
- a CDS encoding ABC transporter ATP-binding protein, translating into MYSDSRQFAVANPFGQGVGEVPQEAAIVARDLVRVFGQKVAVNHLNLVVRRGEFFGFLGPNGAGKSTTIKMMVGLLRPTAGQVWVAGVDVWQRPLQARRLMGVLPEQLNLYERLTGREFLTFTGHMYELPKEEVKRRSSELLHLLALEDDADKLIIDYSVGMRKKIALAAALIHNPQVLFLDEPFEGIDPVSSRVIRDILQDLTRRGTTIFFSSHIMELVERLCSRVGIINQGVLVAEGTLQELRARASGAADMPRDATLEDIFLNVIGVRNEEHNLSWLE; encoded by the coding sequence ATGTACTCCGATTCTCGACAGTTTGCTGTGGCCAATCCTTTTGGACAAGGAGTAGGAGAAGTACCGCAGGAAGCAGCGATTGTCGCGCGTGATCTCGTGCGTGTTTTTGGCCAGAAGGTAGCGGTCAATCATCTCAACCTGGTAGTGAGGCGTGGCGAGTTCTTCGGCTTTCTCGGTCCCAACGGAGCCGGTAAATCGACCACTATCAAAATGATGGTGGGCTTGCTGCGTCCGACGGCGGGTCAGGTCTGGGTGGCTGGTGTTGATGTCTGGCAGAGGCCGCTGCAGGCCCGGCGCCTTATGGGTGTTCTGCCTGAGCAGCTCAACCTCTATGAGCGTTTGACCGGGCGTGAGTTTTTGACTTTCACCGGTCATATGTATGAGCTGCCGAAAGAGGAGGTCAAGCGGCGCTCCTCCGAGCTGCTGCACTTGTTGGCCTTAGAGGACGATGCTGATAAGCTCATCATTGACTACTCGGTTGGCATGCGCAAGAAAATTGCCCTGGCGGCGGCCCTCATCCATAATCCCCAAGTGCTTTTCCTGGACGAGCCATTTGAGGGGATCGATCCAGTTAGCTCACGAGTGATCCGCGATATCCTGCAAGATCTGACCAGACGAGGGACAACCATCTTCTTTTCCTCCCACATTATGGAGCTGGTCGAGCGCCTCTGCTCGCGTGTAGGAATCATCAATCAAGGGGTGCTCGTAGCGGAAGGTACCTTACAGGAGTTGCGTGCGCGAGCGAGTGGCGCCGCAGATATGCCACGTGACGCCACTCTTGAAGACATTTTCTTGAACGTGATCGGGGTGCGCAACGAAGAACATAACCTGAGCTGGCTCGAGTAA
- a CDS encoding copper resistance CopC/CopD family protein, with the protein MSKNLRLPARWRPTTVAALVALALFLFLPGTAEAHAVLLRSDPSQDALLRTAPREVRLWFSEDLNPALSSAAVVNSHNQRVDAGDAHVSSSDHHELDLGLKANLPPDVYVVVWRSVSNVDGHVLRGSFLFTIVEPNGTVPHLNGNAPPPGQDLLGGGNTSSLYTGQIDAVGLFNLVAVTVSELGAIFWVGAQLWRFFVLEAVPSGENSDDPVAASLVEAMPSRFSRRFAVPTLLLLLVANLGVLIGQALFLSNGQWSGALAPSLLLSMVTSSRFGTFWLGREVVILLALAVALYQLLARRLPAPFERACAWLNLLLGLALFGAMTLSSHAAAVSSNIFLFSVLIDWLHLLGSAFWIGGMFYIVTCYLPLLEQHAPPLRAQSLTTVLPYYSPWAIAGVVLLTVTGPFSASFHLTSPAELITTAYGRALLIKIVLVAALLATSAFHVLLLRPRLKKEYGKYAYGLERLEQKQAHPIAQQIEQAPDDSETAIQQRRWTRQLKLREKRLTRLTARLMTVLRWEPLLGVGVLICVGLMNIFAGTLTPTTTALNQTAPTASSTATPKPLTTSATTSDGRFTVTLTISPNRFGTNTFTVKVSDRQTQRPATQIGVTLYLNMLDMDMGTEVLNLQPAADGSFSGHGDLTMSGDWLARIQVRTLDNKLHEAQIKFFTPF; encoded by the coding sequence ATGAGCAAGAATTTGCGCCTCCCGGCCCGCTGGCGCCCGACAACGGTAGCGGCACTGGTGGCTCTGGCTCTCTTCCTGTTCTTGCCCGGAACAGCTGAAGCTCACGCTGTGCTCCTGCGCTCCGATCCCTCGCAGGATGCCCTCTTGCGGACCGCTCCGAGAGAGGTTCGCCTCTGGTTTAGCGAGGATCTGAATCCGGCCCTGAGCAGCGCCGCCGTGGTCAATAGTCATAATCAGCGCGTCGATGCAGGAGATGCTCATGTTTCGTCCAGCGATCACCATGAGCTTGATCTCGGCTTAAAAGCGAACCTGCCCCCTGACGTCTACGTGGTTGTCTGGCGCAGCGTCTCTAACGTCGATGGGCATGTCCTTCGCGGCTCGTTCCTCTTTACCATTGTCGAACCCAACGGGACGGTGCCCCATTTGAACGGGAACGCTCCCCCTCCCGGCCAGGACCTGCTTGGGGGCGGCAATACCAGCAGTCTTTATACGGGACAAATCGATGCCGTCGGGCTGTTCAATTTGGTTGCGGTGACCGTGAGCGAGTTGGGAGCGATCTTCTGGGTCGGCGCCCAGCTGTGGCGCTTTTTTGTGCTGGAAGCGGTTCCCTCTGGCGAGAACAGCGACGACCCCGTGGCGGCCTCTCTCGTAGAGGCGATGCCTTCACGCTTCAGCCGCCGCTTTGCTGTACCCACTCTCCTGCTGCTTCTGGTGGCCAACCTGGGCGTACTCATCGGCCAGGCCCTCTTTCTGAGTAACGGTCAATGGAGCGGCGCCCTGGCTCCCTCCCTCTTGCTGAGTATGGTCACCAGCAGCCGCTTTGGCACCTTCTGGTTGGGGCGCGAGGTGGTCATCCTGCTCGCCCTGGCGGTGGCGCTTTACCAGCTCCTGGCCCGCCGGCTTCCCGCACCCTTCGAGCGCGCCTGCGCCTGGCTGAATCTGCTGCTCGGCCTGGCTCTCTTTGGAGCCATGACGCTCTCCAGCCACGCCGCTGCGGTAAGCAGCAACATCTTCCTCTTTTCAGTGCTGATTGACTGGCTGCACTTGCTCGGCTCGGCTTTCTGGATCGGGGGCATGTTCTATATTGTCACATGCTATCTGCCTCTGTTAGAGCAGCATGCCCCTCCACTGCGCGCACAATCCTTAACCACAGTTCTGCCCTACTATTCTCCGTGGGCGATCGCCGGCGTGGTCTTACTGACTGTCACCGGTCCCTTCAGCGCCTCGTTCCATTTGACCAGCCCTGCGGAGCTGATTACGACGGCCTACGGGCGGGCGCTGCTGATCAAGATTGTGCTGGTGGCCGCTTTGCTGGCGACCAGTGCTTTCCATGTGCTGCTCCTGCGTCCCCGCTTGAAAAAAGAATATGGCAAATATGCCTACGGCCTTGAACGCCTGGAGCAGAAACAGGCGCATCCGATAGCGCAGCAGATCGAACAGGCTCCCGATGATTCTGAGACCGCCATTCAGCAGAGACGCTGGACACGCCAGCTGAAGCTGCGAGAGAAGCGCCTGACCAGGCTGACTGCTCGCCTGATGACTGTGCTACGTTGGGAGCCGCTGCTTGGCGTGGGAGTGCTGATCTGCGTCGGCTTGATGAATATCTTCGCTGGGACGTTGACCCCTACTACTACGGCGCTCAATCAAACAGCTCCCACGGCCAGCTCTACCGCTACTCCGAAGCCTTTGACGACCAGCGCTACTACCAGCGACGGTCGCTTTACGGTGACGCTGACCATCTCGCCGAACCGCTTCGGGACCAATACCTTTACCGTCAAGGTTAGCGATCGCCAAACGCAGCGTCCCGCGACCCAGATCGGCGTGACCCTTTACCTGAATATGCTCGATATGGATATGGGTACCGAGGTGTTGAACCTCCAGCCAGCCGCTGACGGTAGCTTTAGCGGTCACGGTGACTTGACCATGAGCGGCGATTGGTTAGCCCGCATCCAGGTCAGGACGCTGGACAATAAGCTGCACGAGGCACAGATCAAGTTTTTTACTCCTTTCTAG